tgaaCTAGCGACTCGTCATTTAcatgctttttttgtgtttggTAAGAGTATATTTATGTGTATGTTGGATCTGTATTTTGTGAAAGCCTTCATTATTGAGTCAGAGGTGAAAGATTCATTCAGTATGTACAAAGTCTGTTCTGTGTgctgtttacacacacacacacacacacacacacacacacacacacacacacacacacacacacacacacacacacattctgttAACAAACATAGTGACACGCACACCAAATATAGTCATCACTTCCCCTCAGAACAAACTTTCTCTGGCTTAAGCACACAAACGCACTCTTTCACATACACACATGTGAATGTACACAGTATACATGTGTGCACATGCCCTCATCGTACAGCTGCGTCAGGGGACACATGCGCCTCTCATTCTGGAATCGGGCAGGAACATTAACGTCCCGCTCTGGAATGCCAAACTGGTGAAGAATTCCTTTTTTCTCAATTATACATGGAGAGTCTTGAGCACCAGTTAGATTGTTGTCACGCTGCCACCTGCTGGACACGTGAATCACAAGCCAAGTAAAACAGAGCTTTAAGAATGTGCAGTGgaaatttttgttgttttgtgacATGCATTTATCGATTACACATATGCTATTTATCAATTAGTCTATAATAAAGTAGGGCTGGGTAATGTAttgaacatatttaatttaaatatgtaattatgCACCTTTGTGTTTCCCAAAGAGTGTTTATAACTTTTACTTTcctaaaataaagattttttaaaaagggaataaatgtaattttatacatttatacttgttatatttaataagtattttaaataaataaataactaaaataaaagtattaaagctgcagtctgtaagttttgcctctgtcgccatctctgtttgaaacctgcaattgcagttgtttgcggaattatcatttTTACGTTGGATGTGcctcggcacggctcctcagcgcggatgaatgtaatgtttgctgtcagttaccacatcggtgtggatactgtactttggtcatacttccaagaccacaatctgtgattccaaagtaagaattttcactggaaaatgtcatctgaaaaagtaacatgtctgccatttttgttctgaccaactgagggaaaaaagcattacaataaatcatgctctcaatggtgattaaatctaacaatcGCTTAGCTCAGATCACATCAAACCGTGCAGATTATTATTAtcgttatactttgttctcaaattgttaatgttaacaacatcagcactgcGTGACTATGAGTATTTATTttagcattacctgtagatttcaatttctgtacagtctaatctctaacgttaatttgtcatactatacaatccgccatcaaaatgataagtttaattattgcagccgctgtgagaaaaggctataaatgatccgcctcACATGCAAtttagcctactagctgggactcatTCTTTATGTATACAGAGGTGACGCAATGACGTAAAGACGAACGGcgacatgctcgaatttcccgcgaaaacccaccagtaccacctgaattataaaacattattacaagcttaccgttgtgaatcgggctgaggtaaggagatagttttgaacactggctggttatgtacttgctcaaaaattgattttggatcatttcaaccaaaaaaagttacggacagcagctttaagttGTCTAAAGGTAAAGAATGTTACTTCAGATGGTCACAccattggacaaaaaaaaataatatttttggaaATTAAGGATGATTTTTGCcaaataatgaatcatttaaaaaaaaaaaataataataataatatatatatatatatatatatatatataatggttCTTTGAACACCAAATTGGAGTGTCATATCAATATTTTAGTGCGAAAATTATGGAGATTGAAaattttaaaggtacactatgtaactatAACTGTGCGCTCTAGTGGTTAAAAACAAAGttgcatgcattttgcagaagaacattgttttggttgtgcttcagcTCTGTTTGACACTGTGGATGAATatggttctttctcataactAAAAAAGAGAGCGATTAAACATATAATGATAAAACATTCACTAGTAGAGAGAAATAACCAGTTTAGATAGAAAGGATCTCAAGATAACTGGCTGAAGATGTTACTGCTATACCCATTAATAGACACGGTATTTCCTTAGAAATAAATTCGAGCACAGCTCTAcaacaaccataatgaaatgagctttcacaatagataatgctttacaattaactctgttagagagctacatatggcattttatctgttcaataaaatgcCTTACTCGCCTGTTTAGTAATAAAAACGTAAACTCCACAttgcttttacaacattttaaatctctcagttctcgccatctcTGAACAGCCAAGtcatgttgattcttgttttattacgagttCTGTCGCgttctctttttgccagcagacttttccagagcaacttttctctatttacggaTATGACGAGACACGCACAGGTGAATGACGTATGGACCAAAATTCCCACAAATACTATCCTGTCAGGTCTATAGTATAAACACTTACAAcaggcttaccatagtgaatcatggtaagacaaaaacattttttggaagaaggattgatgaTTGTACTGACATTtactttttgttaattttgaacaaaaaaaagttacatattgTATCTTTAACATGAATACATTTTGAATCTACTTGGCAAAAGTGTGTGTTTGGTTGAAGCAAAAGTTCTTCAgattggacaaaaaaaatactcaaaGTAAATACATAAACATCAAGAATATTTTATCAGAAGGctgaaaaatagttatttttagtTATAACACCTGGCCCTTAGTATAAAATACTGAACTAGTGAATCACACACAGAGTGAGTAATTGTGGCCACATGTTGCATAACAGTGTTGGACAAACAACATTGTTTCTCCATGTACTTTGTGTAGGTGTGAGCATGTGATTCAACTGTGtagaaataatatattttgttgatctaCAATTTACAAGTGTTTCTCATAGGACACCGTATTTGCTTGGTATTACTGTCCTGATGTCAGATTAATGAATTGCACAATATTTGCACTCTTACTTTGAGAGCTGTGCATCAGAGATCTGGAAAAGCAGCTATATTGTTGGAAGGCTCTCAGTCGCCTGCGGAGGTAAGAGGCCGGAGAGATGAATGAGCGCTCTGTTGGTGTCTAGACTCTGTGGTGACTGAGAAGCATCAATCTGCCTCAGTGTTTGATGATTTCTCACAGTTTCCACCtgaggtacacacacacacacacacacacacacagagagacagagacccACCCAGGAACAGACATCACAAGGTTTATGTGAACAAAAAACTGTAATCTGTCATCTCGCCACAGAGTAAAATACACATCAAATACATGAAGGGACCAGGATTATTGTAGTTTTGAAAAGTTCACAATAGTTTTTTGGTTTTAAgggctttattattattattattattattattattattttataacaaataCTACATCCTAGTGTTATTGTGAACAAATTAtctgtacttttttttcctaATCTTTAGTCAAAATGTACTTGCTGCTCTTTTAAAGTTTGCCATCTAGTCTGTTGAACTTGTGGTTTCAGTTGATATTTTTCAGTGGGccgttttattgcattttttggGTTTTCTGAAATTTGggtgcataaaaaaaaatgtgttaatactgttcaaaagtttggggtctgtaagatctGTAAATCTCTTCTGCttacaaaggctgcatttatttgatcaaaaatacagtaaaaaaaatgaaatgttattacaatttaaaacgcCTGTTTTCTATTTGGGTATatctcaaaatgtaatttattcctgtgatttgaTGTAATTtgcttttcttattattatcaatgttgaaaacagttttttgctgcttaatagttTTGTAGAAACCGTGATAGTTTTTTCTCTTTGGTAATTAATCCAAAAGAacagtttaatgcatccctgCTGAATAAGAGTATTGatgtcttacaaaaaaaaaaaaaaaaagaaaagaaaatcttactaaccctaacttttgaacagtagtgtacttttttttttttttttttttttaccaacagTATTTGCACAATTTCTCTTGTTGTGGTAATAGTGTTCATTTACGATAATAAGGCTTAATGTTATCCATCAGGGTTTGGGAAACACATGCTCGCTCACTGCCTCATCTGTTTGTCATAGTGTAGTGAGGGTCTTAATGTTTTCCAACACTTCTTCCAGAAGAGAACACTCATCCTCTCTCACTCTGATGTAAATCGTTTTCAGAAGAGAAAAGATATTACAGGCATTTCCTCTCCCAGCTTGCAGCAAGGCCTCCTCTTTCTGTTTCAGACACGAGAAAGAATGAGATTAATATAGTGCCTCTGTCTCCAGATGCGTTTGGTTTTTCTTCGAGTCGTGTTCATAAGAGGAATGACTTTGCATTCTACAGTTGGTCTGGTATGAAGTCTCCTACCAAGTACAGCACAGATGTTTGTACCCTTGCTTGTCTTTAAAGTTTATACAGTCTTGTTGAGCAATAAAAACTATTGTGTTTAATTGTATTCTCTAAAGAGGGTTAAAAAGGTTGGGGGGGAGAGGAGAGGCCGTGGCCAGAATTAGACCTTGTGGTTGCAGACTAAACAGAATGTCTGGAAGAGGAAAACACACAGCCagacaaagtttttttttttttttttctgtagtttCACATTTTATTCCCAAACTCTTGCCAAAAGCACACATTCAAACACAACATGAACAGGTATTCTCAACTACTCATTCTCTCAGTTTACTTTAAGTTTACTGATTTGCAAACAACAGTATACCTTTACAACTCTGGAccaatgacaaaaataaatgtctAACGGGGGGAAAAAACTTTCCATGGAcatgtatttttatgtattcTTCTTGATTTCATAAGTTTTTGAAATTTTGGTACAccattttcaataaaagctttGATTTAGGAACGTGAAGTGGTGTAACCATCAAGTAACAGTAAAATGTTTTCCTTACAAATTGAATACTtgaaaaagtattattatttttaaaaattgtaccACAAATATATGAAgcagaaaaaactgttttcaacaaaatgtttcttgagcagcaaatcagcatagtagaatgatttctgaaggatcatgtgacactgaagactggagtaatgatgctgaaaattcagctttgatcacaggaataaattacattttaaaacatattcaaatagaaaaccatcattataaattgtagtaataattcacaatattacggtttttattgtaattgtactcaaataaatgtagctttagtgagcataaaagacaaaaagtatatcaattttatttatttatttaattttggcTATGAAACGTCCACTTACCACATCTTCGTGTTGCAAATAAtggtaatattttattaaaatttctaATTTACAAATGATTACTCATCTGAAAATGGTTAAGTACTCATATCATGCACATACTGTTTGTGTATCATGGCACAGATAAAGTATACTagtgctttatatatatatatatatatttattattattattattatgttttttttttttttttttcagtaggacaaaaaatatgaatatatttagtaataataaaagCCAAAATGTACAGAATATTGAATTCAAACAAataagtatttatatttatttgagcCTGTCGTTATGCATGTGGACATTTTGCACGAATCCTGTACCCCTTTTCACTTTTTCTGTTGTGTGTTTGCTTTCACCAGGTGACCTACCTTGGCAATGTGACGATTTCCGGCACTCATTTCCTGTCTGGCTGCACGGAGTCGGCTGTGGTGGGATTATGCGACACAAAGCGGACATCTGTCGCCCACGATGACTCCATCGCCTCTAGCAATGCCATACTGGAAATCCGTCCCTTCCAGGTACGACTGCATCACCTGGACGGGCGGGGTGAGGCCACGGTCGCCATGGACACCTTCCAGGTGGCTCGCATCGCATATTGCACGGCGGATCACGACATTAGCCCGAACGTGTTCGCGTGGATCTACCGGCAAATCAACGACGATCTGACGTTCCAGATGAACTGCCACGCTGTGGAGTGTGAGAGCAAACTAGAGGCTAAAAAACTGGCCCACTCCATGATGGAAGCCTTTAAGAAAACCTTCCACAGCATGCGCAGCGACGGACGCATCCACAAGAGTGGCTCGTCCGACGAGTTTCCCGAAGAGTTGAGTACACCCGACGACGGCTGAGAGAAGGCCGGAGGGGTCGAGCTTTTCTTAAACGGGGGGTCGGGAACGGGAGGCGAGGGAGCGCAAGTGTGAATGCGCTCTTTATGTCTTTGTGCCATAATAGAATattcagaaaaataacaaaacaaaaccacaacaaaaagaaaatggaaATGGTGTCAGAAATTCAAACCACAAACCAAGAAACTAGCCTGCCTTTTTTATCTTTGCTGCCAGACAGACATGCCCATTTTACTCAAGCATCTGAGCGTCAACATCATTATGAAGTTTTGAACTTTATGAAGGTCACACTCCCACTCGAAAGCAGCTGGTTTTGATATGGCGCGAGAAGTGGCAAGAACTGTTATTCTCCTTTCGTTTAGCCAATCAAATCCTTGGGCCTGTTCACCTTTAGTTTGGGGACTTGGGAAATCCTGATGTGTGTGCggaaatcattttttttaataatgcagAGATGTGTTTCCTCTGCTAAGTTGAGAgaaaaatgatataattttgaTATTTATGGCAGGCAGCCAGCCTAGGGCAttcttttaccttttttttgggCCATAGTAATTATAGGGACCATGCATCGATttattttgttcttgtttttttttttgttttttttaagatacCAAAAGTCATTGTGTGTGTGATCTAGGGTTTGTCTGTCTGCAGCTCATGAGCCTTTGAATAAATATGGAACGGGTTCTCTACTACAAAAAGCTTCTAAAAGCTAAGTGTGCTTGTCTGTCCAGTGTAGTttagtgtgtttgtgttctcAAACAGAAAATACTAGTGCGTGTGTTAAATGAGATGTTGAAAGCGAGACGTTCCAGATGCATCGGTATATATCCACTCATGCAGGGCTATAGGTGTGGTCGCATTTAAGGccagttcacaccaagaacaataactataatgataatatGGATGTGACGAATTCGAAATAGAGAGGATTCGAGTAAAATGCACACGGTCATTCAAAATGGTGCGGAGCAGAGCGAGTGTTCACATTATGAATGCCCGTGCAAATTAGCGCCAATTCGGGGTGGCATGTGCTTGAATGCTGGGTTTTTATtcttaatgaaaaacacaactATCCCGATTAGCACTGGGTTTAAATCCAAAATATTGCTAAAGAGGTGCTTTTACATTTCGCTTCGAAACCAAATTTTCCGCCATTGTCTTGTCAGTCAGCTCCTCACTCTCATGATAAATGAAATCTGACTCCTCCTACTGGTCTGTGCTGCATTGAGCAGATGCGTTCAGCTTTTAATTATAGTGTCTGTTCTCTAAACTAAACTAAGTGatttttattactataaaaAATCGAAATGTTAGTGCGGTGGGCAAGTGATTTAACCGGTGTTGCGGTTAGCAAGCTATACAAAGACTCGATAtcattctgtttattctaagcgtGCGCTGCAGTTTTGTTGTTTGCCACTTTTTAAATGCTCAAACTCTTTAAAAct
The nucleotide sequence above comes from Chanodichthys erythropterus isolate Z2021 chromosome 7, ASM2448905v1, whole genome shotgun sequence. Encoded proteins:
- the pid1 gene encoding PTB-containing, cubilin and LRP1-interacting protein isoform X2, with the protein product MWQPASERLQHLQTMLKTKLNVLTLRKDPLPTVIFHEPEAIELCSTTPHNKNRAHTGYKLRQGTHAPLILESGRNINVPLWNAKLINELHNICTLTLRAVHQRSGKAAILLEGSQSPAEVTYLGNVTISGTHFLSGCTESAVVGLCDTKRTSVAHDDSIASSNAILEIRPFQVRLHHLDGRGEATVAMDTFQVARIAYCTADHDISPNVFAWIYRQINDDLTFQMNCHAVECESKLEAKKLAHSMMEAFKKTFHSMRSDGRIHKSGSSDEFPEELSTPDDG
- the pid1 gene encoding PTB-containing, cubilin and LRP1-interacting protein isoform X1, translating into MWQPASERLQHLQTMLKTKLNVLTLRKDPLPTVIFHEPEAIELCSTTPHNKNRAHTGYKVTYLGNVTISGTHFLSGCTESAVVGLCDTKRTSVAHDDSIASSNAILEIRPFQVRLHHLDGRGEATVAMDTFQVARIAYCTADHDISPNVFAWIYRQINDDLTFQMNCHAVECESKLEAKKLAHSMMEAFKKTFHSMRSDGRIHKSGSSDEFPEELSTPDDG